In a genomic window of Shouchella clausii:
- a CDS encoding glycosyltransferase family 2 protein — MSRPKVSVVIPTYNRANVLKRAVNSVLNQTYDNIELIVVDDASTDDTKSLLESITDKRFKYIKLDKNSKGKLPRNIGIKNSTGKYIAFLDSDDEWLPEKLELQIKKICELDNENFICFTDLMLNNGKKLLAKDQITYNNSTDIMEYILVQNNIVQTSTYLLPTSLAKRIMFNEELSKHQDWDFCLRLREMGARFIHLNEKLTVWHVDPREDRKSNNRDYKASLNWFEANLSLFTERAKYAFIAKYLLEFYQQKYGKIYTIKILLKSYFNGSIKSVIFLRKIVKISLPVLLRRKNGK; from the coding sequence ATGTCGAGACCTAAAGTTAGTGTTGTAATACCTACATACAACCGAGCAAACGTATTGAAACGAGCAGTTAATAGTGTACTTAATCAAACATATGACAATATTGAATTGATTGTAGTGGATGATGCGTCGACAGATGACACAAAAAGTTTATTAGAATCAATTACGGACAAACGATTTAAATACATTAAACTTGATAAAAATTCAAAGGGGAAGTTACCTAGAAATATAGGAATAAAAAATAGTACAGGAAAATATATAGCCTTTTTAGATTCTGACGATGAATGGTTGCCAGAAAAACTGGAACTACAAATAAAAAAAATTTGTGAGTTAGACAATGAAAATTTTATTTGTTTTACAGACTTAATGTTAAATAATGGTAAAAAATTATTGGCTAAAGATCAGATAACCTATAACAACTCGACAGACATAATGGAATACATCTTAGTGCAAAACAATATTGTTCAAACTAGCACATACTTGTTACCAACAAGTTTAGCAAAAAGAATAATGTTTAATGAAGAATTGAGTAAACATCAAGATTGGGATTTTTGCTTACGACTTAGGGAAATGGGCGCTAGGTTTATCCATTTGAATGAGAAATTAACAGTTTGGCACGTTGATCCTAGAGAAGATAGAAAAAGTAATAATAGAGACTACAAAGCATCCCTAAACTGGTTTGAAGCAAATTTAAGCCTTTTTACGGAACGTGCAAAATATGCTTTTATTGCAAAATATTTACTTGAATTTTATCAACAAAAATATGGCAAGATATATACTATAAAAATCTTATTAAAGTCTTATTTTAATGGCTCTATAAAAAGTGTTATCTTTTTACGCAAGATAGTAAAAATAAGTCTCCCAGTTTTATTACGGAGGAAAAATGGTAAATAA
- a CDS encoding oligosaccharide flippase family protein has product MVNKRLFKNIFSLIVLQGSNYIFPLLTFPYLVRVLGVGNYGILMLCTSIMIFINVIIDYGFNITATKYISINKQDHNKVNQKFIDVLSIKIVFTLIAGGIIFFLLTILPFDKTMRICIGISYLILLGNTLFPIWLFQGLEKMGVITYVNIIARFLVTVFVFSLVNSIEDLYLAVFLQTLYYVVPGFLALYFIKFKLKYEIKLSFSPIRIQQELKEGFYVFLTTLWINFYNNGPLLLVGMISGNLSAGNYGIGQRIQSAFFGLSQPFTQALYPFICNIYEKDKKHYNRIIKIILTSFLISSLLIVIILNSLLDYIVLLVVGELNHTIGKLVGLFSYIIFLGILNTILSRILYSMNKQKVLNKVYMIGGLIFLSLSYPFTFFGDEFGMAFLVILVECTILISNLSITFKALKKLNTD; this is encoded by the coding sequence ATGGTAAATAAAAGGCTTTTTAAGAATATATTCTCTTTAATAGTTTTGCAAGGTAGTAATTATATATTTCCGTTACTGACTTTTCCATATTTGGTAAGAGTCTTAGGTGTGGGGAATTACGGTATATTGATGCTATGTACATCTATTATGATATTTATAAATGTTATAATTGATTACGGGTTTAACATAACTGCTACTAAATATATTTCAATAAATAAACAAGATCATAACAAAGTAAATCAAAAATTTATTGATGTCCTTTCAATAAAAATAGTTTTTACGTTAATCGCAGGGGGTATTATATTTTTTTTGTTAACTATTCTCCCTTTCGATAAAACAATGCGTATTTGTATAGGGATAAGTTATCTAATCTTATTGGGAAATACACTTTTTCCAATTTGGTTATTCCAAGGCCTTGAAAAAATGGGTGTAATAACATATGTTAATATAATTGCGCGTTTTTTAGTTACTGTATTTGTTTTTAGTTTAGTTAATTCTATTGAGGATCTTTATTTAGCTGTTTTTTTACAAACTTTGTATTATGTAGTACCAGGTTTTTTGGCACTGTATTTTATAAAGTTCAAATTGAAATATGAAATTAAATTGTCATTCAGCCCAATAAGAATTCAACAGGAGTTAAAAGAAGGCTTTTATGTATTTTTAACTACTCTTTGGATAAATTTTTATAATAACGGTCCTCTACTTTTAGTTGGCATGATTTCCGGTAATTTATCAGCTGGTAATTATGGAATTGGTCAGAGAATACAAAGTGCCTTCTTTGGTTTGTCTCAACCCTTTACGCAAGCTCTATATCCTTTTATTTGTAACATATATGAAAAGGACAAAAAGCATTACAATAGAATAATTAAAATAATATTAACGAGCTTTTTAATTAGCAGTCTTTTAATTGTGATTATCTTAAATAGTTTATTAGACTATATTGTTCTATTAGTTGTAGGTGAATTGAATCACACTATTGGCAAATTAGTAGGCTTGTTTTCGTATATAATTTTTTTGGGTATTTTAAACACAATTTTATCAAGAATTTTATACTCGATGAATAAACAAAAGGTATTGAATAAGGTATATATGATTGGTGGTCTAATTTTTCTAAGTTTATCATACCCGTTTACTTTTTTCGGCGATGAATTTGGCATGGCTTTTTTAGTAATTCTAGTAGAGTGTACGATCTTAATTTCAAATCTTTCTATAACGTTTAAAGCATTAAAGAAGTTAAATACCGATTAG
- a CDS encoding UDP-glucose dehydrogenase family protein, whose amino-acid sequence MKNIAVVGTGYVGLVTGVALSDIGHSVTCVDIDEKKVELMQSGVSPIYEPGLSELMTKNINAGRLSFTTKHQQAFAGADAIYIAVGTPQKADGTADLRFIEAVADHIAEHLTHYAVVVTKSTVPVGTNDYIKSYIEKNTDVPFDVVSNPEFLREGSAVHDTFHGDRIVIGADSTVAGDLIEEINKPFGIPVFRTDIRSAEMIKYASNAFLATKISFVNEIANLCEKLNANVDDVAKGMGQDKRIGDKFLNAGIGYGGSCFPKDTSALVQIAGNVEHEFTLLKAVIEVNYKQQRLLVEKAREHFGSLRGKTIAMLGLAFKPNTDDMREAASIILAQELILAGARVVAYDPIAMGNARNVLPAAVDYADNAFAAIQGADTAFVVTEWDEICALTPEDFKANLKEPVVFDGRNCFNIETMKEAGLNYYSVGRPVVKTEKELV is encoded by the coding sequence ATGAAAAACATCGCCGTCGTCGGCACCGGCTACGTTGGCCTCGTAACCGGCGTTGCCTTGTCGGATATTGGCCATTCGGTTACGTGCGTAGACATTGACGAGAAGAAAGTTGAATTGATGCAAAGCGGTGTTTCTCCCATTTATGAACCGGGTTTGTCGGAGCTAATGACGAAAAACATTAATGCAGGTCGATTGTCCTTTACCACTAAGCATCAGCAAGCGTTTGCGGGCGCGGATGCAATTTACATAGCGGTGGGTACTCCCCAGAAGGCCGATGGCACGGCTGATCTCCGTTTTATTGAAGCGGTCGCAGACCACATTGCTGAGCACCTTACCCATTATGCGGTTGTTGTCACGAAAAGCACGGTGCCAGTTGGAACTAATGATTATATTAAATCTTATATTGAAAAGAATACGGATGTACCATTTGATGTTGTTTCCAACCCTGAGTTTTTGCGTGAGGGTTCAGCGGTACATGATACGTTCCATGGTGACCGTATCGTCATTGGTGCCGACAGTACAGTTGCTGGTGATTTGATTGAGGAAATCAACAAGCCGTTTGGCATTCCTGTCTTTCGGACGGACATTCGCAGCGCTGAGATGATTAAGTATGCGTCGAATGCGTTTCTTGCCACAAAGATCAGTTTTGTTAATGAGATTGCTAATTTGTGCGAGAAATTGAATGCGAACGTAGATGACGTTGCGAAAGGCATGGGACAAGACAAGCGGATTGGCGACAAATTTTTAAATGCTGGGATTGGCTATGGTGGTTCCTGTTTTCCGAAGGATACGAGCGCGCTTGTGCAAATTGCGGGCAATGTGGAGCATGAATTTACACTGTTAAAGGCAGTCATTGAAGTCAATTATAAGCAACAACGCCTGCTTGTGGAAAAAGCACGAGAACATTTTGGTTCGTTGCGTGGTAAAACGATTGCGATGTTAGGGCTGGCGTTTAAGCCGAATACGGATGATATGCGTGAAGCGGCTTCTATTATTCTAGCGCAAGAACTTATTTTAGCAGGCGCTCGTGTTGTTGCTTATGACCCAATCGCCATGGGGAATGCCAGAAACGTACTTCCTGCTGCTGTCGATTACGCAGACAATGCGTTTGCTGCTATTCAAGGCGCAGATACAGCTTTTGTGGTAACAGAGTGGGATGAGATTTGTGCCCTCACTCCTGAAGATTTTAAAGCGAATTTAAAAGAGCCGGTAGTATTTGATGGGCGCAATTGCTTTAACATCGAAACAATGAAAGAAGCTGGATTGAATTATTATTCTGTGGGACGTCCGGTTGTAAAAACGGAGAAAGAGCTAGTTTAA
- a CDS encoding DUF3784 domain-containing protein — protein sequence MILLFFLMISLFFGISTLLFIGKGDFLIAGLNAMSKKEKEKIDTFKLNRFMGKMMYVVSGGMLLLFLYRFYNYSLVLALALLLLVLPTILIAIFTFNFNRFRK from the coding sequence ATGATACTACTTTTTTTCCTTATGATCAGTCTCTTCTTCGGAATATCGACTCTGCTTTTTATTGGAAAAGGCGATTTCTTAATTGCCGGGTTAAATGCCATGAGCAAAAAGGAAAAAGAGAAAATTGACACATTCAAGTTGAATAGGTTCATGGGGAAAATGATGTATGTGGTTTCCGGTGGAATGCTATTGCTTTTTCTCTATCGTTTCTACAACTATTCCCTTGTATTGGCGCTGGCTTTGTTGCTTCTCGTTTTACCTACTATTCTTATTGCCATTTTTACGTTCAACTTTAATCGCTTTCGAAAATAA
- the istA gene encoding IS21 family transposase — protein sequence MLYIKIQELHKRKFKVAQIAKELKISRPTVYKYLEMTFDEAKAYTEQPLGKKKKLDHYKDWILAWLEEYPHLSSAQIHDWLLERYPDLVVGGSTVRTYVRGVREVYQIEKKGIVRQYEAVPEQPMGKQLQVDWGETKQKTVNNKEIKLYFIAFVLVHSRQKYMEWQARPFTTRDAIRCHEHAFQFYGGRTEEIVYDQDHLISVSENAGQLLLTAEFQSYVNERKFNVHLCRRADPESKGMIENVVKYIKGNFADSRVFRDIEDWNERARQWLKRTGNHQVHQTTKKRPAEVFLLEKQHLQPVSSLLSYESTHNQSITRSVSKDNTIRYKSNRYSVPLGTYQNRSENLVWIEIREEDHNALIIRKEANGEVIAEHRISSEKGKLIQNRHHTRDRSKGVEEFKQRLLSHFKDQVQAAAYLDEISQRYPRYRRDQFTIIHKVSQQYPAIIDTVLAKCTTEKLYNANDFRDIAHHLDALRDEPIEEAQSFYTSPPNHSHLKASTRSLNAYTSILGGRT from the coding sequence GTGTTATATATTAAGATTCAGGAATTACATAAGAGAAAGTTTAAAGTAGCGCAAATCGCTAAGGAGCTTAAAATCTCAAGACCGACTGTCTATAAGTACTTAGAAATGACATTCGATGAGGCAAAGGCGTATACTGAACAGCCCTTGGGAAAGAAGAAAAAACTAGATCACTATAAGGACTGGATACTGGCCTGGCTCGAAGAGTATCCCCACCTAAGTAGTGCTCAGATCCATGATTGGCTTTTAGAAAGATACCCCGACCTAGTGGTCGGCGGAAGTACTGTAAGAACATATGTGAGGGGGGTGCGAGAAGTTTATCAGATTGAGAAAAAGGGGATTGTCCGGCAATACGAAGCAGTTCCTGAACAACCAATGGGTAAACAACTCCAGGTAGACTGGGGAGAAACAAAACAGAAAACAGTGAACAACAAGGAAATCAAACTGTACTTTATTGCCTTTGTACTCGTTCACTCGCGACAAAAATATATGGAATGGCAAGCACGTCCATTCACCACAAGAGATGCGATTCGTTGTCACGAACATGCCTTCCAGTTCTATGGAGGACGAACCGAAGAAATTGTCTATGATCAGGATCACTTAATCTCAGTAAGTGAAAATGCAGGTCAACTACTTTTAACAGCTGAGTTTCAAAGCTATGTAAACGAGCGTAAATTCAACGTTCACCTTTGCCGAAGAGCGGATCCAGAATCTAAAGGGATGATTGAAAATGTAGTGAAATACATAAAAGGCAACTTCGCTGACAGTCGTGTGTTTAGAGATATAGAAGATTGGAATGAACGGGCAAGGCAATGGCTCAAGCGTACGGGAAACCACCAGGTTCACCAGACAACGAAAAAAAGACCAGCAGAAGTGTTTCTCCTCGAAAAGCAACACTTACAGCCAGTCTCTTCGTTACTTTCATATGAAAGTACCCATAACCAAAGTATAACAAGAAGTGTTAGTAAGGACAATACGATCCGGTACAAGTCAAACCGTTACTCTGTCCCACTGGGGACTTATCAAAATAGGAGTGAGAATCTTGTGTGGATTGAAATAAGGGAAGAAGATCACAACGCCCTGATCATCCGCAAAGAAGCAAATGGTGAAGTGATTGCCGAGCATAGGATCAGCTCTGAAAAGGGAAAGCTGATTCAAAACCGTCACCATACTCGTGATCGCTCCAAAGGTGTGGAAGAGTTTAAACAACGTCTCCTCTCTCACTTTAAAGATCAGGTTCAGGCAGCTGCCTATTTAGATGAGATTAGCCAAAGATACCCGAGGTATCGGAGAGATCAGTTTACAATTATTCATAAGGTGAGCCAACAATACCCGGCTATAATTGATACTGTTTTGGCCAAGTGCACGACAGAAAAGCTTTACAATGCGAATGACTTTCGCGATATCGCTCATCACCTTGATGCTTTACGAGATGAGCCGATTGAAGAAGCACAATCTTTTTACACGAGTCCGCCAAACCATTCTCATCTCAAAGCCTCTACCCGTTCTCTAAATGCCTATACTAGCATTTTAGGAGGTAGAACATGA
- the istB gene encoding IS21-like element IS643 family helper ATPase IstB, translated as MNKTVHELQDHFRQLRLAETAEELPQLLREAEKASWTYLEFLESLTRYELAKREEKSLEKRMKWARFPFVKSLDEFELKGQNVLTARQLSQLRELSWLEQHYNLILLGPPGIGKTYIAIGLGLEAVYRGFNVYFATMGELVQLLKSEEYLNKSKVQLKRIRNADLVIIDDLMYMAMDQREANLFFHLINHLYERSSIILTSNKSPDEWGNLIGDQGITTAILDRLLHRVEVIHGSEEERSHRMKNRKSIFSADV; from the coding sequence ATGAACAAAACCGTACATGAACTACAAGATCACTTTCGTCAGCTACGCCTAGCAGAGACTGCGGAGGAGCTGCCACAGCTTCTTCGCGAAGCTGAAAAAGCATCATGGACCTACTTGGAATTTTTAGAGTCTCTCACTCGATATGAATTAGCCAAACGCGAAGAGAAAAGCCTTGAGAAAAGAATGAAATGGGCACGCTTCCCTTTCGTGAAGTCATTAGACGAGTTTGAGCTGAAAGGACAAAACGTTCTGACGGCTCGTCAGCTTTCTCAACTCCGAGAATTAAGCTGGCTGGAGCAACACTATAATCTTATCCTTTTAGGGCCTCCTGGCATCGGTAAAACGTATATCGCAATTGGACTTGGACTTGAGGCTGTTTACAGAGGGTTTAATGTTTATTTCGCTACAATGGGTGAACTGGTGCAGCTTCTAAAATCAGAAGAATACCTGAACAAATCTAAAGTTCAGCTTAAGAGAATTAGAAATGCCGACTTAGTGATTATTGATGATTTAATGTATATGGCCATGGACCAGAGAGAAGCAAACCTATTCTTTCATTTAATTAACCATTTATACGAACGAAGTTCGATTATCCTGACATCAAATAAGAGTCCAGATGAATGGGGCAATTTAATCGGAGACCAAGGCATCACCACTGCGATTTTAGATCGCTTACTTCATCGTGTGGAAGTGATCCATGGTAGCGAAGAAGAGAGAAGTCACAGGATGAAAAATCGGAAGAGCATTTTTTCAGCAGATGTGTAA
- a CDS encoding AraC family transcriptional regulator codes for MNNESLNQQKELISLLNQHVKSDGTHETSIPSLKLIRASTITEPVHAVFEPSLCLIAQGSKIVLLAGECYQYDASSYLAASVHLPVSGQVVEAIPEKPYLSVQISFSADQILDIMKDSDQIWTSRKDAQRGISVNKTSQPLLDAVLRLVRLLDTPKDIPILSPLIIREILYRMLQAEQGEQLIQFALLGSHAQRIAKAIRFIYDDFSKPLRIQQLATEVNMSVSALHSQFKKVTAMSPLQFQKLIRLQEARRLLFAENIEAADAAFQVGYESPSQFSREYARMFGLPPISDVKQLSSKWSSDIYSH; via the coding sequence TTGAATAATGAATCCCTGAACCAACAAAAGGAATTGATTTCACTGCTGAATCAGCATGTGAAATCGGATGGAACACACGAGACATCAATCCCCTCATTGAAATTAATCCGGGCATCCACAATTACTGAACCAGTGCACGCTGTTTTCGAACCATCGCTTTGTCTGATTGCACAAGGCTCGAAAATCGTTTTGCTCGCTGGCGAATGTTATCAATATGACGCCTCGTCATACTTAGCCGCTTCTGTTCATTTGCCTGTTTCCGGCCAAGTGGTTGAGGCCATTCCTGAAAAACCGTACTTGAGTGTGCAAATCAGCTTTAGTGCTGATCAAATTCTTGATATTATGAAGGATTCTGACCAAATTTGGACGAGTCGAAAAGATGCCCAAAGAGGAATATCAGTCAACAAAACGAGCCAACCATTACTTGATGCCGTATTAAGACTCGTCCGCCTTTTAGACACACCAAAAGACATTCCTATCCTTTCTCCCTTAATTATCCGTGAAATCCTCTACCGTATGTTACAAGCTGAACAAGGAGAGCAATTAATACAGTTTGCCCTATTAGGCAGCCATGCACAGCGCATTGCCAAAGCGATTCGTTTCATTTATGATGATTTTTCAAAACCGTTACGAATCCAGCAATTGGCCACAGAAGTCAATATGAGTGTATCCGCCTTGCATAGTCAGTTTAAAAAGGTGACGGCGATGAGCCCTTTACAATTTCAAAAATTAATCAGGCTCCAAGAAGCTCGGCGCTTGCTATTTGCTGAAAATATAGAGGCAGCAGACGCCGCTTTTCAAGTTGGCTACGAAAGCCCGTCTCAATTCAGCCGTGAGTACGCTAGAATGTTTGGCTTGCCACCTATAAGCGATGTCAAACAGCTTTCTTCCAAATGGTCGTCCGACATCTATTCACATTGA
- a CDS encoding Atu4866 domain-containing protein: protein MEPNSKDSHPYVGMWVTEDGYIRHELLPNGRYDEARGNRQSAYQGSYTVTDNYIEYVDDTGFTADGEFIDGVLYHAGMVLYREE from the coding sequence ATGGAGCCAAACAGCAAGGACTCACATCCATATGTTGGCATGTGGGTAACAGAAGATGGGTATATTCGTCATGAGCTTTTACCAAATGGTCGTTATGATGAAGCCAGAGGTAATAGACAAAGTGCCTATCAAGGGAGTTATACCGTGACAGATAATTATATTGAATATGTAGACGATACGGGGTTTACGGCAGATGGAGAGTTCATTGATGGCGTGCTTTATCATGCTGGAATGGTCCTTTACCGAGAAGAATGA
- a CDS encoding SDR family oxidoreductase yields the protein MSSIKGKVILITGASSGIGEATARFLAEKGAHVVLGARRIERLESLVEEIEHNGGSAEFQSLDVTNFEQMQSIVGFTLSKFKRIDVLVNNAGIMPLSNLEALKIDEWNQMIDVNIRGVLHGIAAALPVMKEQGFGQFINIASIGAYSVTPTAAVYCATKYAVRAITEGLRQEVGNDIRVNLISPGVTESELADHISDEEAKQFMVEYRRNAIPAHSIAAAIAYAIEQPNNVDISEMVIRPTEKA from the coding sequence TTGTCGAGTATTAAAGGCAAGGTCATTTTGATTACCGGAGCAAGTAGTGGCATAGGGGAAGCCACGGCAAGATTTCTGGCGGAAAAGGGGGCTCATGTTGTTCTAGGTGCGAGGAGAATAGAGCGGTTAGAGTCTTTAGTAGAAGAAATCGAGCACAACGGAGGATCAGCCGAGTTCCAATCGCTGGATGTAACGAACTTTGAACAAATGCAGAGTATCGTTGGATTTACATTAAGCAAATTTAAGCGCATTGATGTGCTCGTGAACAATGCAGGCATTATGCCATTATCCAATTTAGAAGCCCTAAAAATCGATGAATGGAATCAAATGATTGATGTCAATATTCGAGGGGTCCTTCACGGAATTGCAGCCGCTTTGCCTGTTATGAAAGAACAAGGTTTTGGTCAATTCATTAATATTGCTTCGATTGGGGCCTATTCAGTAACGCCTACAGCAGCCGTTTATTGTGCTACTAAATATGCCGTTCGTGCAATAACAGAAGGCTTAAGACAAGAGGTAGGCAATGACATTCGAGTCAATTTAATATCGCCAGGCGTAACAGAATCAGAATTAGCCGACCATATATCTGACGAAGAGGCAAAGCAATTTATGGTGGAATACCGTCGTAACGCCATTCCTGCTCATTCGATTGCAGCTGCGATTGCCTATGCGATTGAGCAACCAAACAATGTTGATATTAGCGAAATGGTCATAAGGCCAACAGAAAAGGCGTAG